In Parasegetibacter sp. NRK P23, a single genomic region encodes these proteins:
- the alaS gene encoding alanine--tRNA ligase — translation MTTSAAIRQQFLDFFQSKAHTIVPSAPIVIKNDPTLLFTNAGMNQFKDYFLGNRTAPSPRVADTQKCLRVSGKHNDLEEVGVDTYHHTMFEMLGNWSFGDPNNPSAGYFKKEAVAWSWELLTEVYKIPKDRLYVTVFEGDEKENLPFDEEAFSEWKRWIAEERILKGNKKDNFWEMGDTGPCGPCSEIHVDCRGDEERAAIDGSTLVNADHPQVIEIWNNVFMEFNRLKDGSLQPLPAKHVDTGMGFERLVRVLQGKQSNYDTDVFTGTIAEIEKITGKKYDFSDTKEAIAFRVLADHIRAIAFTIADGQLPSNTGAGYVIRRILRRAVRYYYSYLDFKAPLLFQLMPVLAKQFETVFPELHNQLEFVSKVVKEEEEAFLRTLDKGLKRLDDLFANTNEGTALNGASAFELYDTYGFPLDLTKLIASEKGYAVDEPGFEAEMLQQKNRSRAATAVDAGDWTVLDEDAFSEFVGYDTLEIRTKIVKYRKVKAKGKEGFQIVLEASPFYAESGGQVGDTGELVSGEQRIAITDTKKENNLVIVFAEEVPADPKAPVTAIVDKSRREAITLHHSATHLMHAALREVLGTHVAQKGSLVNAGQLRFDFSHFSKMNDEEIQRVEDLVNKKIRENIPVVIKEMPKDEAIAMGAMALFGEKYSDTVRVVIMDPNYSIELCGGTHVGATGELGYFLIQSESAVAAGVRRIEALCGAAATTQLREQQEVLKKVKETFKNPKDLIRAAEQLLQDNSDWKKKAEKMEAKLLTILKEELVQQKEMLGNVEYIGTTVEVSGMDALRKLAMDLKPALPNGVAVLSAVVEGKPQVAVLVADGLAARGAEAPKIIKELITPLIKGGGGGQKTLATAGGQDTARVPEISATVKSWILDQKW, via the coding sequence ATGACTACGAGCGCAGCGATCAGGCAGCAATTTCTGGATTTCTTTCAATCTAAAGCGCATACCATCGTGCCATCGGCACCCATCGTTATAAAAAATGACCCCACCCTGTTGTTCACCAACGCGGGTATGAACCAGTTCAAGGATTATTTCCTGGGCAACCGCACCGCGCCTTCCCCCCGGGTGGCCGATACGCAAAAATGTTTGCGGGTGAGCGGGAAACACAACGACCTGGAAGAAGTGGGCGTGGATACCTACCACCATACCATGTTCGAAATGCTCGGCAACTGGAGCTTCGGTGATCCGAACAATCCTTCCGCTGGCTATTTCAAGAAAGAAGCCGTCGCCTGGAGCTGGGAACTGCTCACCGAAGTATACAAAATTCCGAAGGATCGCCTATATGTTACTGTTTTTGAAGGGGATGAAAAGGAGAACCTGCCTTTTGATGAAGAAGCTTTTTCCGAATGGAAGCGGTGGATCGCGGAGGAAAGGATTCTGAAAGGAAATAAGAAGGATAACTTTTGGGAAATGGGCGATACCGGTCCCTGCGGTCCCTGCTCTGAGATTCATGTGGATTGCCGCGGCGATGAAGAACGTGCCGCCATAGATGGAAGCACACTGGTGAATGCAGATCATCCCCAGGTGATTGAGATATGGAACAATGTATTTATGGAGTTCAACCGCCTGAAAGATGGTTCTCTGCAACCACTGCCCGCAAAGCACGTGGATACGGGAATGGGCTTTGAACGACTGGTGCGCGTACTCCAGGGCAAACAAAGCAATTACGATACCGATGTGTTCACCGGCACCATTGCTGAAATAGAAAAAATCACCGGTAAAAAATATGATTTCAGTGATACCAAAGAAGCCATCGCCTTCCGCGTACTGGCCGATCATATCCGCGCCATCGCTTTTACCATCGCCGATGGACAACTGCCTTCCAATACCGGAGCCGGTTATGTGATCAGAAGGATATTGAGAAGAGCCGTCCGCTATTATTATTCTTACCTCGATTTCAAAGCACCATTGCTGTTTCAATTGATGCCCGTGCTGGCAAAGCAGTTTGAAACGGTGTTCCCTGAACTCCACAACCAGCTCGAGTTTGTGAGCAAAGTGGTGAAGGAGGAAGAAGAGGCGTTTTTGAGAACTTTGGATAAAGGTTTGAAAAGACTGGACGATCTGTTCGCCAATACCAATGAAGGTACTGCGCTGAATGGCGCTTCGGCTTTCGAACTTTACGATACTTATGGCTTCCCCCTCGATCTTACCAAACTGATCGCTTCGGAAAAAGGGTATGCCGTAGATGAACCTGGTTTTGAAGCCGAAATGCTGCAACAGAAAAACCGCTCCCGTGCTGCAACCGCGGTAGATGCCGGAGACTGGACCGTGCTGGATGAAGATGCTTTCTCGGAATTCGTGGGTTATGATACATTGGAGATCAGAACGAAAATCGTGAAGTACCGTAAAGTGAAGGCCAAAGGAAAAGAGGGTTTCCAGATCGTACTGGAAGCTTCCCCTTTCTATGCGGAAAGCGGCGGACAGGTAGGCGATACCGGCGAACTGGTTTCAGGAGAACAGCGCATAGCCATTACTGATACGAAGAAAGAAAACAACCTGGTGATCGTTTTCGCCGAGGAAGTACCGGCTGATCCCAAGGCGCCGGTTACGGCAATCGTGGACAAATCCCGCCGCGAAGCCATTACCCTGCACCATTCCGCCACGCACCTGATGCACGCCGCGCTCCGGGAAGTGCTGGGCACGCATGTGGCGCAGAAGGGCAGTCTGGTGAACGCGGGCCAGCTTCGTTTCGATTTCTCCCATTTCTCGAAAATGAACGATGAGGAAATCCAACGCGTGGAGGACCTCGTGAACAAAAAAATCCGGGAGAACATTCCCGTTGTCATCAAAGAAATGCCGAAAGACGAAGCCATTGCCATGGGCGCTATGGCATTGTTCGGTGAGAAATACAGTGATACCGTGCGTGTGGTGATCATGGACCCGAATTATTCCATTGAACTCTGCGGCGGAACACATGTTGGGGCTACGGGTGAACTCGGTTATTTCCTTATACAATCTGAGTCTGCAGTAGCTGCGGGTGTGCGCAGGATCGAAGCCCTTTGCGGAGCAGCCGCCACCACACAGTTGCGGGAGCAGCAGGAGGTACTGAAAAAAGTGAAGGAAACCTTCAAAAATCCCAAAGACCTGATTCGCGCGGCAGAACAACTGCTCCAGGATAATTCAGACTGGAAGAAGAAAGCCGAAAAGATGGAGGCGAAACTCCTTACTATCCTGAAGGAGGAACTGGTGCAGCAGAAGGAGATGCTGGGTAATGTTGAATACATCGGCACCACCGTGGAAGTAAGTGGTATGGACGCATTGCGCAAACTGGCCATGGACCTGAAACCCGCGCTGCCCAATGGAGTGGCAGTGCTTTCCGCAGTTGTGGAAGGTAAACCACAAGTGGCAGTGCTGGTAGCCGACGGATTGGCAGCACGAGGAGCAGAGGCGCCAAAAATTATAAAAGAATTAATAACCCCTTTGATTAAAGGCGGCGGCGGCGGACAAAAGACGCTGGCAACGGCGGGAGGGCAGGATACAGCTCGTGTACCCGAAATTTCCGCCACAGTTAAATCGTGGATACTGGATCAAAAGTGGTAA
- a CDS encoding GNAT family N-acetyltransferase, whose amino-acid sequence MAYIDGQLTAHPYDRDKGLLIEKNREMIILPESERLLFRRFTMNDAPLIFDLNSDPEVTMFTHDPITKPEEATRILRDVIIPQYEQYGYGRWAVHAKEDDRFIGYCGLKYRKERAETDLGYRFLRSEWGKGYATEAALACIRTAFEQLHLDRIVARADVRNTPSLNVLEKCGLKKIGFDTVDGSLVKSYELLAEDFPFHQPQSPLYRSSI is encoded by the coding sequence ATGGCATATATTGACGGACAGTTAACGGCACACCCCTACGACAGAGACAAAGGCTTGCTAATTGAAAAAAATCGAGAAATGATCATTCTCCCGGAATCTGAGCGCCTGCTGTTCCGCAGGTTCACCATGAACGACGCGCCGCTTATTTTCGACCTTAACAGCGATCCGGAAGTGACCATGTTCACCCACGACCCCATCACAAAACCTGAAGAAGCCACCCGCATCCTCCGCGATGTGATCATTCCACAATACGAACAATACGGTTACGGCAGATGGGCCGTTCATGCCAAAGAAGACGACCGCTTCATCGGTTACTGCGGCCTCAAATACCGCAAAGAAAGGGCCGAAACCGACCTCGGTTACCGTTTCCTCCGCAGCGAATGGGGGAAAGGATATGCCACGGAAGCAGCACTCGCCTGCATCCGCACGGCATTTGAACAACTGCACCTCGACCGTATCGTGGCCCGCGCCGATGTACGCAATACGCCCTCCCTCAATGTGCTGGAAAAATGCGGTCTCAAAAAGATCGGATTCGATACAGTAGACGGGAGCCTCGTGAAATCCTACGAACTCCTCGCTGAGGATTTCCCCTTCCACCAACCACAATCTCCCCTTTACCGCTCATCAATTTAA
- a CDS encoding PDZ domain-containing protein translates to MEKVIRLMSAGMLVAGMMTTVPVLAQQKEVVVEGKKIQEDIVIRKKGDSKEKVTVVIDGDKVTINGKPADEYKGENVMVIKQKNAFEPFNFNFNQLDMVKVAGMGNKAVLGVVTEKVSDGAKITEVTKASGAEKAGLKAGDVITGINDKKIESPDDLVKAIGDFKADEKITVKYKRDGKAASASATLGKRETSSIRYFNAAPGIELEGRIMQELSRADALNERRRITTVPGRPGTITWTNVDRPKLGVSVQDTEEGKGVKVIDVDEGSPAATAGIKEGDIILSFEGKEVNDAAVLSNMVKEAKDKKVIALKMNRDGKTINAEVKVPRKLKTADL, encoded by the coding sequence ATGGAGAAAGTTATACGTCTCATGTCTGCCGGAATGCTCGTGGCAGGGATGATGACTACCGTACCGGTGCTGGCGCAGCAGAAAGAGGTTGTAGTGGAAGGAAAGAAGATTCAGGAAGACATCGTGATCCGCAAGAAAGGGGATTCCAAAGAAAAAGTAACCGTGGTGATTGATGGAGATAAGGTAACCATTAACGGTAAACCAGCCGATGAATACAAAGGAGAAAATGTTATGGTGATCAAACAAAAAAACGCTTTCGAGCCATTCAATTTCAATTTCAACCAATTGGATATGGTGAAAGTGGCAGGCATGGGCAACAAAGCCGTACTGGGTGTGGTCACCGAAAAAGTGAGCGATGGCGCTAAAATTACCGAGGTTACCAAAGCTTCAGGAGCGGAAAAAGCCGGACTGAAAGCCGGAGATGTGATCACCGGCATTAATGATAAAAAAATTGAATCGCCTGACGACCTGGTTAAAGCGATTGGTGATTTTAAAGCCGATGAAAAGATCACCGTTAAATATAAAAGAGACGGAAAGGCTGCCAGTGCCAGCGCCACGCTGGGCAAAAGAGAGACTTCTTCCATCAGGTATTTCAATGCCGCTCCGGGTATTGAACTGGAGGGCCGCATTATGCAGGAACTGTCACGTGCGGACGCGTTAAATGAAAGAAGACGCATCACCACAGTACCAGGCAGGCCGGGAACCATCACCTGGACCAATGTTGATCGTCCCAAACTAGGTGTTTCCGTACAGGACACAGAAGAAGGCAAAGGCGTGAAAGTAATTGATGTGGACGAAGGTTCACCCGCCGCAACAGCCGGTATCAAAGAAGGAGACATCATCCTCTCTTTCGAGGGAAAAGAAGTGAACGACGCGGCGGTGCTCTCTAACATGGTAAAAGAAGCCAAAGACAAAAAAGTTATAGCCCTGAAAATGAACCGCGATGGCAAAACCATTAATGCGGAAGTAAAAGTGCCGAGGAAATTGAAGACAGCGGACCTCTAG
- the gatB gene encoding Asp-tRNA(Asn)/Glu-tRNA(Gln) amidotransferase subunit GatB, whose amino-acid sequence MGLPYDKYEAVIGLEVHAQLLTESKLFCGDSAAYGGAPNTHISPVTLAHPGTLPKMNRKAVEYAIRLGLACGCGIERYNYFARKNYFYPDLPKGYQVSQHTTPICVGGHVTIRTAEGTRQVQLNRIHMEEDAGKSLHDVDEAYTSIDLNRAGVPLLEIVTEPDLHSGEEAYAYLTELRKLVRYVEVCDGNMEEGSMRCDANISIRLKGETALGTKVEVKNLNSIRNVKKAIEIEIKRLVELVESGGTVIQETRSFDAANGTTFSLRTKEEANDYRYFPDPDLTPFHLTEEFIENIRSGMPALPEEKVAQYMNGYMLPEYDARQLADEKETAAYYDAVVSAFPEGAKFHKQAANWLLGPVRSWLNEHGGNMSAFPVTPEKMVALIELVEAGKVNFSIAQQEILPEMIISADKMPMDIAVAKNLIQEGDTDTLKIWVEEVMAEMPDKVNEFRKGKKGLIGLFVGEVKKKSKGKADPKRTNDILLEYLNNK is encoded by the coding sequence ATGGGGTTACCATACGACAAGTATGAGGCGGTGATAGGACTGGAAGTGCACGCGCAACTTTTAACGGAAAGCAAACTTTTTTGCGGCGACAGCGCGGCTTATGGCGGCGCACCCAATACGCACATCAGCCCGGTTACCCTCGCGCACCCCGGTACGCTCCCCAAAATGAACCGGAAAGCCGTGGAATACGCCATCCGCCTGGGACTGGCCTGCGGCTGCGGCATTGAGCGGTACAATTATTTTGCACGTAAGAACTATTTCTACCCCGACCTGCCCAAAGGTTACCAGGTTTCCCAACATACCACACCCATTTGTGTAGGCGGTCATGTAACCATACGAACCGCTGAAGGTACGCGCCAGGTACAGTTGAACCGCATCCACATGGAAGAAGATGCGGGCAAAAGTCTGCACGATGTGGATGAAGCCTACACTTCCATCGACCTTAACCGCGCAGGCGTGCCCTTGCTGGAAATTGTGACCGAGCCCGACCTGCACAGCGGGGAAGAAGCCTATGCTTACCTCACCGAATTGCGCAAACTCGTGCGTTATGTGGAGGTATGCGATGGCAATATGGAAGAAGGAAGCATGCGTTGCGACGCGAATATCTCCATAAGGCTTAAAGGAGAAACGGCGCTGGGTACCAAAGTGGAAGTGAAAAACCTGAACTCCATCAGGAACGTAAAGAAGGCCATTGAAATAGAAATAAAAAGACTGGTGGAACTGGTGGAATCGGGCGGCACCGTGATCCAGGAAACCAGAAGCTTTGATGCGGCGAACGGTACCACCTTCTCGCTCCGCACCAAGGAAGAGGCCAACGATTACAGGTATTTTCCCGATCCCGACCTTACACCATTCCACCTCACCGAAGAGTTTATCGAAAACATCCGTTCCGGGATGCCCGCTTTACCCGAAGAAAAAGTGGCACAATACATGAACGGGTATATGCTGCCCGAATATGATGCTCGGCAACTGGCGGATGAAAAAGAAACGGCGGCTTACTACGACGCCGTGGTGTCGGCTTTCCCGGAAGGAGCGAAGTTCCATAAACAGGCGGCCAACTGGTTACTTGGCCCTGTAAGATCCTGGTTGAATGAACATGGCGGGAACATGAGCGCTTTCCCGGTAACCCCGGAAAAAATGGTGGCGCTCATTGAGTTGGTGGAAGCGGGAAAAGTGAACTTCTCCATTGCGCAACAGGAAATACTACCTGAAATGATAATTTCAGCAGACAAAATGCCGATGGACATTGCCGTTGCCAAAAACCTTATCCAGGAAGGAGATACGGATACACTGAAAATATGGGTGGAAGAAGTGATGGCGGAAATGCCCGATAAAGTGAACGAATTCAGGAAAGGAAAAAAAGGACTGATCGGGCTATTCGTAGGCGAAGTGAAAAAGAAATCCAAAGGAAAGGCCGATCCCAAACGAACCAACGATATTTTACTGGAATACTTAAACAACAAATAA
- a CDS encoding TlpA disulfide reductase family protein, translating into MSRRLLVMMMVTGAYLLVSCSGKDKDAFEVTGSVKNSKSANVFLQEIPMNGKPPVMIDSAKIENGKFTLKGIGKEEGLYQVALDAEPGVLIVNDEPEISIELDMSKKNDFYTVKGSPASESLRKFVFGYTARQEDLQPLFMQVDSIQKSGASDSIVGLAVQKREAGIQEFNGFLKTTLKEEKSPSVSIFVLGMAARSMEPAELKTALTDISKKFPDHAGVKAVKETFEQQLLAFEKQQQAIKDNSMVGQQAPALSMPDVNGKNVTLADFKGKYVLVDFWASWCGPCRQENPNVVAAYNKYKGKNFTILGVSLDEDKAKWLEAVKADQLAWTHISDLKGWESAATTTYKFNGIPFNVLVDPSGKIVADNLRGDALDKKLAELLQ; encoded by the coding sequence ATGAGCAGAAGGTTGCTGGTGATGATGATGGTAACAGGCGCTTACCTGCTGGTATCTTGCAGCGGAAAAGATAAAGACGCTTTCGAGGTTACCGGTTCCGTTAAAAACTCAAAAAGCGCGAACGTTTTCCTCCAGGAAATCCCCATGAACGGGAAACCCCCGGTGATGATCGATTCCGCGAAAATCGAAAATGGAAAGTTTACCCTGAAAGGAATCGGAAAAGAAGAAGGACTGTACCAGGTTGCGCTGGACGCCGAACCCGGCGTATTGATCGTGAACGATGAGCCGGAAATTTCCATTGAGCTGGACATGTCGAAGAAGAATGATTTTTATACCGTGAAAGGTTCTCCGGCCAGCGAATCGCTCCGGAAATTTGTTTTCGGTTATACTGCGCGCCAGGAAGACCTGCAGCCTTTGTTCATGCAGGTAGACAGTATCCAGAAATCGGGCGCTTCCGATAGTATTGTAGGCCTGGCGGTTCAAAAAAGAGAAGCCGGTATCCAGGAGTTTAACGGTTTTCTGAAAACAACGCTGAAGGAAGAAAAAAGTCCTTCCGTATCCATATTCGTGCTGGGTATGGCCGCACGTTCCATGGAGCCCGCCGAGCTAAAAACCGCGTTGACGGATATCTCCAAAAAATTTCCGGACCATGCCGGTGTCAAGGCCGTGAAGGAGACTTTCGAGCAGCAGTTGCTGGCTTTCGAAAAACAACAGCAGGCCATTAAAGACAATTCCATGGTAGGGCAACAGGCGCCCGCGCTCTCCATGCCCGATGTGAACGGGAAAAACGTAACCCTCGCCGATTTCAAAGGCAAGTACGTATTGGTTGATTTCTGGGCAAGCTGGTGCGGACCCTGTCGCCAGGAAAATCCTAATGTTGTGGCCGCATACAACAAATACAAAGGGAAGAACTTCACCATCCTCGGCGTATCGCTGGATGAGGATAAAGCCAAATGGCTCGAAGCCGTTAAAGCCGACCAACTGGCATGGACCCATATCAGCGACCTGAAAGGCTGGGAAAGCGCCGCCACCACTACCTATAAATTCAATGGCATTCCATTCAATGTACTGGTGGACCCCTCCGGTAAAATCGTGGCCGACAATTTAAGAGGTGACGCACTGGATAAAAAACTGGCCGAACTGCTCCAGTAA
- a CDS encoding alpha/beta fold hydrolase, whose product MNAYLISGLGADSRAFLHLELPPGYKKIHLDWIPPHQHEPLSSYALRLAASIDTTQPFVLIGLSMGGMMATEISRSLRPERTILISSMPSYRFLPGYFRLAGRLKLHSVAPISVLKAGSYLKRFFTNESPADKQLIWQVIKESDPAFIRWGMEAVLGWKGEAGSGDYIHIHGTGDWLLPVGKSKPTHLIKDGGHMMIFDRCGEINRILAEQLPAPV is encoded by the coding sequence ATGAACGCATACCTCATCAGCGGTTTGGGAGCGGACAGCCGGGCCTTTCTTCACCTGGAACTTCCCCCGGGTTATAAGAAGATACACCTCGACTGGATACCACCGCATCAACATGAGCCATTGTCATCCTACGCGCTGCGGCTGGCGGCAAGTATAGATACGACACAACCTTTCGTGCTGATCGGGTTATCCATGGGCGGGATGATGGCTACGGAAATAAGCAGGTCGCTTCGTCCGGAAAGAACCATTCTTATTTCCAGTATGCCTTCATACAGGTTTTTGCCTGGATACTTCCGTTTGGCAGGCAGGCTGAAACTGCATAGCGTGGCGCCAATCAGCGTATTGAAAGCGGGTTCATACCTGAAAAGGTTTTTCACGAATGAATCTCCGGCAGACAAGCAATTGATTTGGCAGGTGATCAAAGAAAGTGATCCCGCGTTCATCCGCTGGGGCATGGAGGCCGTGCTGGGCTGGAAAGGAGAGGCTGGCTCGGGCGATTACATCCATATTCACGGAACGGGCGACTGGTTGCTGCCCGTTGGAAAAAGTAAGCCCACGCACCTTATAAAAGATGGTGGGCATATGATGATATTTGACAGGTGCGGCGAGATCAACCGTATCCTGGCGGAACAACTTCCCGCACCGGTATAA
- a CDS encoding rhodanese-like domain-containing protein, translating to MKIEQIYTGCLAQGAYYIESEGEAAVIDPLREVEPYIQKAERNGAKIKYVLETHFHADFVSGHIDLAEKTGAKIVYGPNAQPSFDFYSAKDGEELKLGKITIKVLHTPGHTMESTCYLLKDESGKETALFSGDTLFIGDVGRPDLAQKVKAELTQDMLAGHLYDSLRNKIMPLNDDITVYPAHGAGSACGKNMSKETTDTLGNQKKTNYALRADMTKEEFIREVTTGLVAPPAYFPLNVMMNIQGYDSIDKVMERGQHALSPAAFEAAANETGALILDTRDPQVFAQGFIPNAINIGIDGNFAPWVGTLIPDIKQQILLVTDKGREEEVIIRLARVGYDFTIGYLEGGFEAWEKAGMETDKITSISVEEFAKIAGEKTVNILDVRKNSEYLSEHVVDAENAPLDFINESMAQVDKNKTYYVHCAGGYRSMIFNSILRARGFDNLIDVKGGFKAIKESGKLKVTDYVCPSTLL from the coding sequence ATGAAAATAGAGCAAATTTATACCGGATGCCTGGCGCAGGGCGCTTACTACATTGAAAGTGAAGGCGAGGCCGCCGTTATAGATCCGCTCCGCGAAGTGGAACCTTATATCCAAAAGGCGGAACGCAATGGCGCAAAGATTAAATATGTGCTGGAAACGCATTTCCACGCTGATTTTGTTTCGGGGCATATTGACCTGGCGGAAAAAACCGGCGCGAAAATCGTGTACGGACCAAACGCACAGCCTTCGTTCGATTTTTACAGCGCAAAAGATGGCGAGGAACTGAAGCTGGGCAAGATCACCATTAAAGTGCTGCACACGCCGGGGCATACCATGGAAAGCACCTGTTACCTGCTGAAAGATGAAAGCGGAAAGGAAACAGCTTTGTTCAGCGGCGATACGCTTTTTATTGGCGATGTTGGCCGTCCCGACCTGGCGCAAAAAGTGAAAGCCGAACTTACACAGGATATGCTGGCCGGGCATTTGTACGATTCGCTCCGCAACAAGATCATGCCGCTGAACGATGATATCACCGTGTATCCCGCCCATGGTGCCGGAAGCGCATGCGGTAAAAACATGAGCAAGGAAACCACCGATACTTTGGGCAACCAGAAAAAAACGAACTATGCGCTGCGCGCGGATATGACGAAGGAGGAATTCATCCGGGAAGTGACCACAGGACTGGTGGCGCCCCCCGCCTACTTCCCGCTGAACGTGATGATGAATATACAAGGTTACGACAGCATCGATAAGGTGATGGAACGCGGTCAGCACGCGCTTTCACCCGCAGCCTTTGAAGCGGCTGCCAATGAAACAGGCGCACTTATCCTTGATACCCGTGATCCGCAGGTGTTCGCACAGGGCTTTATTCCCAACGCCATCAATATCGGTATTGATGGGAATTTCGCGCCCTGGGTAGGCACGCTGATCCCCGATATCAAACAACAAATCCTGTTGGTGACCGACAAAGGCCGGGAAGAAGAGGTGATCATCCGCCTGGCAAGGGTGGGATACGATTTCACCATCGGTTACCTGGAAGGCGGTTTCGAAGCCTGGGAAAAAGCCGGCATGGAAACGGATAAAATCACGTCCATTTCTGTAGAAGAATTCGCGAAAATCGCCGGTGAAAAAACGGTGAACATCCTGGACGTACGCAAAAACAGTGAATACCTAAGCGAGCATGTAGTGGATGCGGAAAACGCGCCGCTGGACTTCATCAATGAAAGCATGGCCCAGGTAGATAAGAACAAAACATATTATGTGCATTGCGCGGGGGGCTACCGTTCGATGATATTCAACTCCATCCTGCGGGCACGCGGATTCGATAACCTTATTGATGTGAAAGGGGGCTTCAAGGCCATTAAAGAAAGTGGGAAACTGAAGGTGACAGACTACGTTTGTCCCAGCACTTTACTGTAA
- a CDS encoding amidohydrolase family protein: MTYRKFKGDRLFTGKTFVSGEMVLIVREDGTVEAILPEAEAGEGVAQLEGIICPGFVNAHCHLELSFLKDKIPPHTGMVPFLLEVMRHQGSEGSVVLEAMSRADRTMHENGIVAVGDISNTPASIETKQQSPLYYHTFVETAGFVPSGAAQRAQFALKTAASFTAAGLPASVSPHAPYSVSPELLDIINQHTADKLVSIHNQESSAETLFFQYKKGGFLELYAQLGIPIDFFRATGKNSIEWWLPHFNQRQQLLLVHNVCTSEADIHYMKNVASENGIPFSALHFCLCPNANLYIQQLLPDLRLLLKHDTHLVVGTDSYASNHTLDCWNEVRTLHGAYPEIPLETLLRAATFNGAETLGIADRYGSFEHGKKPGVVVLKDEVSRRVF; encoded by the coding sequence ATGACATACAGAAAATTCAAAGGTGATCGGTTGTTTACGGGAAAAACCTTCGTTTCCGGGGAAATGGTATTGATCGTGCGGGAGGATGGAACGGTGGAAGCTATCCTTCCTGAAGCGGAAGCGGGAGAAGGTGTGGCGCAACTGGAAGGGATCATTTGTCCGGGTTTTGTAAATGCGCACTGCCACCTCGAACTCTCGTTCCTCAAAGACAAAATACCCCCGCATACAGGGATGGTTCCCTTCCTGCTGGAGGTAATGCGGCACCAGGGCAGCGAAGGCAGCGTCGTTCTCGAAGCGATGTCCCGCGCCGACCGGACCATGCACGAAAACGGGATCGTTGCCGTAGGTGATATTTCCAATACGCCGGCAAGTATCGAGACGAAACAACAGTCCCCGCTGTATTACCACACTTTCGTGGAAACAGCAGGCTTCGTGCCTTCCGGAGCCGCGCAGCGGGCGCAGTTCGCGTTGAAAACAGCGGCTTCCTTTACAGCGGCCGGACTTCCCGCATCCGTTTCGCCCCATGCGCCCTATTCGGTTTCCCCCGAACTTTTGGACATCATTAACCAACATACCGCGGACAAACTGGTTTCCATTCACAACCAGGAAAGCAGCGCTGAAACACTTTTCTTTCAATATAAAAAAGGCGGTTTCCTTGAGCTTTACGCACAACTAGGCATACCCATTGATTTTTTCCGGGCCACGGGGAAAAACAGTATTGAATGGTGGCTCCCGCATTTCAACCAACGGCAGCAATTACTGCTGGTGCACAATGTATGCACCAGCGAAGCGGATATACACTATATGAAAAACGTCGCCAGTGAAAATGGTATTCCTTTCAGCGCCCTTCATTTCTGCCTTTGCCCCAATGCGAACCTGTACATCCAGCAATTGCTTCCGGACCTCCGCCTGCTGTTAAAGCATGATACTCACCTCGTGGTTGGCACGGACAGCTACGCCTCCAACCATACATTGGACTGCTGGAACGAGGTGCGCACTTTACATGGAGCATACCCTGAAATACCTTTGGAAACACTGCTCCGGGCCGCTACATTCAATGGCGCTGAAACATTGGGTATAGCAGACAGGTACGGCAGTTTTGAGCATGGGAAAAAACCAGGGGTGGTTGTGCTGAAGGACGAAGTGAGCAGGCGGGTTTTTTAA